In one Methylobacterium sp. SyP6R genomic region, the following are encoded:
- the ppsR gene encoding transcriptional regulator PpsR, with translation MLRDAVSRLDPRMTGSLVAAASDVSLVVDGEGIIRDAAFAADGLSEEAGDRWLGRRWVDTVTVESRPKILSLIEDAAPGTVTRWRQVNHPSAQGGVDVPIRYAALRVPDDDRIIVIGRDLRALSALQQRLAESQQALERDYARLRSAETRYRVLFQLAGEPILIVDAATRRVTEINPAAARLLGRAVKRIVGRDLVDLFEPEGARAVQALLVGLRLTGQAEDLTARLAQRRGEARVSATLFREEAGMNILVRLSALNPAPTPTASRSGAIEVIEAMPEGFVVTDRDRRIIGANAAFLDLAQLATEHQAKGESLERWLGREGTEVAALFTTLSDHGSVRHFATVVRGEFGAVDEVEVAAVSVPGGDRPCFGFTLRTLPRRVAAVAPGGRELPRSVEHMTELVGRVSMKALVRETTDLIERLCIEAALRITNDNRASAAEMLGLSRQGFYAKMRRYGLGDLDGAEEADESTD, from the coding sequence GTGCTGCGAGACGCCGTCTCCCGCCTCGATCCCCGGATGACGGGCAGCCTCGTTGCTGCCGCCAGCGACGTGTCGCTCGTCGTCGACGGTGAGGGGATCATCCGCGACGCCGCCTTCGCGGCCGACGGGCTGTCGGAGGAGGCCGGCGACCGGTGGCTGGGGCGGCGCTGGGTCGACACCGTCACGGTCGAGAGCCGGCCGAAGATCCTGAGCCTGATCGAGGATGCGGCGCCCGGCACCGTCACCCGCTGGCGCCAGGTCAACCACCCCTCCGCGCAAGGCGGCGTCGACGTGCCGATCCGCTACGCGGCGCTTCGCGTCCCCGACGACGACCGCATCATCGTGATTGGCCGGGACCTCCGGGCGCTCTCGGCCCTGCAGCAGCGCCTGGCCGAGTCGCAGCAGGCGCTGGAGCGTGATTACGCCCGCCTGCGCAGCGCCGAGACGCGCTACCGGGTGCTGTTCCAGCTCGCCGGCGAGCCGATCCTGATCGTCGACGCCGCCACGCGCCGCGTCACCGAGATCAACCCGGCCGCCGCGAGGCTGCTCGGCCGGGCGGTCAAGCGCATCGTCGGGCGCGACCTCGTCGACCTGTTCGAGCCCGAGGGCGCCCGCGCCGTCCAGGCGCTCCTCGTGGGCCTGCGCCTCACCGGCCAGGCGGAGGACCTCACCGCCCGCCTCGCGCAACGGCGCGGCGAGGCGCGGGTCTCCGCCACCCTGTTTCGCGAGGAGGCCGGGATGAACATCCTGGTGCGCCTCTCCGCCCTCAACCCCGCTCCCACCCCGACGGCGTCGCGCTCGGGCGCGATCGAGGTGATCGAGGCGATGCCCGAGGGCTTCGTCGTCACCGACCGCGACCGGCGCATCATCGGCGCCAATGCCGCCTTCCTCGACCTCGCGCAGCTCGCCACCGAGCACCAGGCCAAGGGCGAATCGCTCGAGCGCTGGCTCGGCCGCGAGGGGACCGAGGTCGCGGCCCTGTTCACCACGCTGTCCGATCACGGCTCGGTGCGCCACTTCGCCACCGTGGTGCGGGGCGAGTTCGGGGCGGTCGACGAGGTCGAGGTCGCGGCGGTCTCGGTGCCGGGGGGCGACCGGCCCTGCTTCGGCTTCACCCTGCGCACCCTGCCCCGCCGCGTCGCCGCGGTGGCGCCGGGCGGGCGCGAGCTGCCGCGCTCGGTCGAGCACATGACCGAGCTCGTCGGCCGCGTCTCGATGAAGGCGCTGGTGCGCGAGACCACCGACCTGATCGAGCGCCTGTGCATCGAGGCGGCCCTGCGCATCACGAACGACAACCGCGCCTCGGCAGCCGAGATGCTGGGCCTCAGCCGGCAGGGCTTCTACGCCAAGATGCGCCGCTACGGCCTCGGCGACCTCGACGGGGCCGAGGAGGCGGACGAGAGCACGGACTGA
- a CDS encoding cobalamin B12-binding domain-containing protein: MLAHRSDRQPRALPPRATRTSGTGDIERLGALLLLPEDRDVLAEIRGLIGDGMSLEEVLTGLLAPTARHIGRLWEEDVCDFVQVTTAMARLRRLVHDLETLCLDPQPVDPASRRVLLMPAPAETHTFGLTLTAHFLAQAGWEVTTSFDPHPAEALERLRAEWFDVVGLSLSCDVCVDRLVAVVPVLRRASRNRDLRVMVGGPAFQGRPDRIRLVGADAAVDDARDAPEIVQSLLDLRIRAC, encoded by the coding sequence ATGCTCGCCCATCGCAGCGACCGGCAGCCGCGCGCTCTTCCCCCTCGCGCCACCCGCACGAGCGGGACCGGCGATATCGAGCGCCTCGGCGCCCTGCTGCTGCTGCCCGAGGACCGCGACGTGCTCGCCGAGATCCGCGGCCTGATCGGCGACGGCATGAGCCTCGAGGAGGTGCTGACCGGCCTGCTGGCGCCCACGGCCCGGCATATCGGCCGGCTGTGGGAGGAGGACGTCTGCGACTTCGTCCAGGTGACGACCGCGATGGCGCGGCTGCGCCGCCTCGTCCACGACCTCGAAACCCTCTGCCTCGACCCGCAGCCGGTCGATCCGGCGAGCCGGCGCGTCCTGCTGATGCCCGCTCCGGCCGAGACCCACACCTTCGGGCTGACGCTGACGGCGCATTTCCTCGCCCAGGCCGGCTGGGAGGTGACGACGAGCTTCGACCCCCACCCCGCCGAGGCGCTGGAGCGCCTGCGGGCCGAGTGGTTCGACGTGGTCGGCCTGTCGCTCTCCTGCGACGTCTGCGTCGACCGGCTGGTCGCGGTGGTCCCGGTGCTGCGACGCGCCTCGCGCAACCGCGACTTGCGGGTGATGGTCGGCGGTCCCGCTTTCCAGGGCCGGCCCGACCGGATCCGGCTCGTCGGCGCCGATGCGGCTGTCGACGATGCGCGCGATGCGCCGGAAATCGTGCAAAGCTTGCTTGATCTGCGGATTAGAGCCTGCTGA
- the bchF gene encoding 2-vinyl bacteriochlorophyllide hydratase — protein MATSMDRPFLYSEAERRRRDASPWTLVQGVLAPLQFAVFLVSLALVSRTLATGEGAALANASVVAKTLALYAIMVTGSLWEKAVFGRYLFAPAFFWEDAVSMLVLALHTAYLVALATGALGTAGLMWLALGAYATYLVNAGQFLLKLRAARMQAPTYAMGAAR, from the coding sequence ATGGCGACGTCCATGGACCGGCCGTTTCTCTACAGCGAGGCCGAGCGTCGCCGCCGCGATGCGTCGCCCTGGACCCTGGTCCAGGGGGTGCTGGCCCCGCTCCAGTTCGCGGTCTTCCTGGTGAGCCTCGCCCTGGTCTCGCGCACCCTGGCGACCGGGGAGGGCGCGGCCCTCGCCAACGCCTCGGTGGTCGCCAAGACCCTGGCCCTCTACGCGATCATGGTCACCGGCTCCCTGTGGGAGAAGGCGGTGTTCGGGCGCTACCTGTTCGCCCCGGCCTTCTTCTGGGAGGACGCGGTCAGCATGCTGGTGCTGGCGCTCCACACCGCCTACCTGGTGGCGCTCGCCACCGGCGCGCTCGGCACCGCCGGGCTGATGTGGCTCGCGCTTGGCGCTTACGCCACCTACCTCGTCAATGCCGGCCAGTTCCTGCTCAAGCTGCGCGCCGCCCGGATGCAGGCGCCCACTTACGCGATGGGGGCGGCGCGATGA
- a CDS encoding ferredoxin:protochlorophyllide reductase (ATP-dependent) subunit N codes for MTALASPLPSAVPCGPEIRHERGQRAVFCGLTGIVWLHRKIQDAFFLVVGSRTCAHLIQSAAGVMIFAEPRFATAIIEERDLAGLADAHEELDRVVRRLLERRPDIKLLFLVGSCPSEVIKLDLGRAASRLSGTFAPDVRVLSYSGSGIETTFTQGEDACLAALVPDLPRSNEESLVVVGALADVVEDQFARLFADLGIGNVRFLPGRRAADRAPIGSNTRYLLAQPFLTDTARALEDRGATRIPAPFPLGAEGTTLWLAAAARAFGISPARVVAVTEAGRARAARALQAHRAALSGRRVFFFPDSQLEVPLARFLSREMGAALIEVGTPYLHRGHLAEDLALLPDGTAVTEGQSLDDQLDRCRAARPDLTVCGLGLANPLEAEDLATKWSIELLFTPIQGYEQAGDLAGLFTRPLARRARLEG; via the coding sequence ATGACGGCTTTGGCCTCGCCCCTCCCGTCGGCGGTTCCTTGCGGCCCCGAGATCCGCCACGAGCGCGGCCAGCGGGCGGTGTTCTGCGGGCTCACCGGCATCGTCTGGCTGCACCGCAAGATCCAGGACGCGTTCTTCCTGGTGGTCGGCTCGCGCACCTGCGCCCACCTGATCCAGTCGGCCGCCGGCGTGATGATCTTCGCCGAGCCGCGTTTTGCCACCGCGATCATCGAGGAGCGCGACCTCGCCGGCCTCGCCGACGCGCACGAGGAACTCGACCGGGTGGTGCGCCGCCTGCTGGAGCGCCGGCCCGACATCAAGCTCCTGTTCCTCGTCGGCTCCTGCCCGTCGGAGGTGATCAAGCTCGATCTCGGCCGCGCCGCGTCGCGCCTCTCAGGCACCTTCGCGCCCGATGTGCGGGTCTTGAGCTATTCCGGCAGCGGCATCGAGACGACGTTCACGCAGGGCGAGGATGCCTGCCTTGCCGCCCTGGTGCCTGACCTGCCCCGGAGCAACGAGGAATCCCTCGTCGTCGTCGGCGCGCTCGCCGACGTGGTCGAGGACCAGTTCGCGCGGCTGTTTGCCGATCTCGGCATCGGCAACGTCCGCTTCCTGCCCGGGCGCCGGGCGGCGGACCGGGCGCCCATCGGGTCGAACACCCGCTACCTCCTCGCGCAACCCTTTCTCACCGACACCGCCCGGGCGCTGGAGGATCGCGGCGCGACCCGCATCCCGGCCCCGTTCCCGCTCGGCGCCGAGGGCACGACCCTGTGGCTGGCCGCCGCCGCCCGCGCCTTCGGGATCTCGCCCGCCCGTGTCGTCGCGGTGACGGAGGCCGGAAGAGCCCGGGCCGCGCGGGCGCTCCAGGCCCATCGCGCCGCCTTGTCCGGCCGGCGGGTGTTCTTCTTTCCCGATTCGCAGCTCGAAGTGCCGCTCGCCCGCTTCCTGTCGCGGGAGATGGGCGCCGCGCTGATCGAGGTCGGCACGCCCTACCTGCACCGCGGCCACCTCGCCGAGGACCTGGCGCTGCTCCCCGACGGGACGGCGGTGACGGAAGGGCAGAGCCTGGACGACCAGCTCGACCGCTGCCGGGCGGCCCGGCCCGACCTGACGGTCTGCGGCCTTGGCCTCGCCAATCCGCTGGAGGCCGAGGATCTCGCCACCAAGTGGTCGATCGAGCTGCTGTTCACCCCGATCCAGGGTTACGAGCAGGCCGGCGACCTCGCCGGGCTGTTCACCCGACCGCTCGCGCGCCGCGCGCGGCTGGAGGGCTAG